The proteins below are encoded in one region of Halorhodospira halochloris:
- a CDS encoding efflux RND transporter permease subunit, whose product MTLSELSIRRHVLAVMISALIMLFGAIAYQEVGTDRIPDIDFPIVSVTVYQDGAEPELIDSAITEEVERAVNTVPGIDDVQSVSLPSTSVVTVSFDLDVDVDVAFNEVNAKVSEIVQDLPQDAEAPVVDKVELDAQPVMWLSLQGDRKIQDLDRYARNEIRPRLEGISGVGEIRVGGGRERTMRIEVCPERMAAHNLDVRSLLNALEQEHAQMPGGFMVGGETEDMLKLDIEYHDAEELEQMIVASDGDEQVRLKHVADVIDGLADKRQLARANAEPTIGLGVVKISGANTVAIIEEVKERLDDEIRPQLPPGMELSISTDESEFILEQIDSLFLTIALGILFAGLVMWVFLRNLRSTGIIALAIPVSLMAAIGVIYFFGYTLNSITMLAMLLLIGVVVDDAIVVLENIYRHRKQYGKGRIAAAISGSNEVFFAVIASSLSLISIFGSVLFMEAIIGRFFESFAVVVAFGVLASSLVALTLIPMLASRFLHVPEREPLIYAYMERGFGLIESAYRWLLRGILRFRWTTLGIALAFAVGVATLIAPQVGGEFAPEEDTSEFMVTFQVPLGSSIHYTDARMSEVEQVLLDQPEVERIFAAIGLGDRGQVNRGMAFVRLTERNEREASQREIMDRVQPKLGQISGIRAFASEVPLVPGSRGEPLQFVVTGPSFHELGEHAEQIQQHLEEIDGMGSLDLDLDLELPQLEIKVDRERANAAGLNALQVSQAINILAGGADVARFDEGPEGEDGRRYDVRMKAQEGLVDDIDSLLRIQLLSEEGEMVPLESVTEINPTVGPAAVTRHNLAYSADFYGDPDMPLADAIDKVNQAGEEILPLGYDIEFVGQAEEMQRAASAMIFVLALAATLVYIVLSSQFNSFIQPLIIMAAQPLALVGGILGLYVGGFTLNIYSMIGMVLLMGLVTKNGILLVDLTNQYREKRGLSINEALADACPIRLRPVLMTSLTLILALIPAVVGIGAGAESNAPMAAAIIGGMITAMLLTLAVIPAAYSLAEGFLERRGWGRGNLADDEESAA is encoded by the coding sequence ATGACGCTCTCAGAGCTGTCGATTCGGCGCCACGTCCTGGCGGTAATGATCAGCGCCTTGATTATGCTCTTTGGCGCTATCGCCTATCAGGAGGTGGGTACCGATCGCATCCCTGACATTGATTTTCCGATTGTCAGTGTCACCGTCTATCAAGATGGAGCCGAACCTGAACTGATAGATTCGGCGATAACCGAAGAGGTGGAGCGGGCGGTGAATACCGTACCCGGGATCGATGATGTGCAGTCAGTCTCTCTGCCGAGCACCTCTGTGGTTACCGTCTCGTTCGATCTCGATGTCGACGTCGATGTCGCCTTCAACGAGGTCAACGCCAAGGTCTCGGAGATCGTCCAAGACCTCCCCCAGGATGCTGAGGCACCAGTAGTCGATAAGGTTGAGCTCGACGCCCAACCGGTAATGTGGCTCTCCTTGCAAGGGGATCGGAAGATTCAGGATCTCGATCGCTATGCGCGCAATGAGATTCGCCCACGTCTAGAAGGGATCAGCGGTGTCGGTGAGATCCGCGTCGGTGGCGGTCGCGAGCGGACCATGCGCATCGAGGTCTGCCCCGAGCGTATGGCTGCCCACAATCTCGACGTGCGCAGCCTGCTCAACGCCTTGGAGCAGGAACACGCCCAGATGCCGGGCGGCTTTATGGTCGGTGGCGAGACCGAGGACATGCTTAAGCTCGATATCGAGTATCACGACGCCGAGGAACTCGAGCAGATGATCGTCGCTAGCGACGGCGACGAACAGGTCCGTCTTAAACATGTCGCCGACGTTATAGACGGGCTTGCCGATAAGCGGCAGCTCGCCCGTGCTAACGCTGAACCGACTATCGGCCTCGGCGTAGTCAAGATCTCCGGCGCCAACACTGTAGCCATCATAGAGGAGGTAAAGGAGCGGCTCGATGACGAGATCCGCCCCCAACTCCCCCCCGGCATGGAGTTAAGCATCTCGACCGACGAGTCGGAGTTCATTCTTGAGCAGATCGATTCACTGTTTTTAACTATCGCCCTCGGTATCCTCTTTGCCGGGCTGGTGATGTGGGTCTTTTTGCGCAACCTGCGCTCAACCGGGATTATCGCCTTAGCCATCCCGGTCTCACTGATGGCCGCCATCGGGGTGATCTACTTCTTCGGCTACACGCTGAACTCGATCACCATGCTCGCCATGCTGCTGCTCATCGGTGTTGTCGTCGACGACGCCATAGTGGTGTTGGAGAACATCTATCGCCACCGTAAGCAGTATGGCAAGGGCCGCATCGCAGCGGCTATATCGGGATCGAATGAGGTCTTTTTTGCGGTTATCGCCTCGTCGCTGAGTCTAATCTCGATATTCGGTTCGGTGCTGTTCATGGAGGCAATAATCGGTCGCTTCTTTGAGTCGTTTGCGGTCGTGGTCGCCTTCGGCGTACTGGCATCGAGCCTGGTAGCGCTAACCCTGATTCCCATGCTCGCCTCGCGGTTTCTCCACGTACCGGAGCGCGAGCCGCTTATATACGCCTATATGGAGCGCGGATTCGGTCTTATCGAGAGCGCCTACCGGTGGCTGTTGCGCGGTATCCTGCGCTTTCGCTGGACCACCCTAGGGATTGCCCTCGCCTTTGCCGTCGGCGTCGCAACCTTGATCGCACCTCAGGTCGGCGGCGAATTCGCCCCGGAGGAGGATACTAGCGAGTTTATGGTCACCTTCCAGGTGCCGCTCGGTTCTAGCATCCACTACACCGATGCGCGGATGAGTGAGGTGGAGCAGGTCTTGCTAGATCAGCCTGAAGTGGAACGAATATTCGCGGCCATTGGTCTGGGTGATCGCGGTCAGGTAAATCGCGGCATGGCATTTGTGCGCCTGACCGAGCGCAATGAAAGGGAGGCCTCACAGCGGGAGATAATGGACCGCGTCCAGCCCAAACTAGGTCAAATCTCCGGCATCCGCGCCTTTGCCTCCGAGGTGCCGCTGGTACCCGGCTCGCGCGGCGAGCCCCTGCAGTTCGTGGTAACCGGGCCGAGTTTCCATGAGCTAGGCGAACACGCCGAACAGATCCAGCAGCACCTAGAAGAGATCGACGGCATGGGCTCGCTCGATCTTGATCTCGATCTCGAACTGCCGCAGCTAGAGATCAAGGTTGACCGTGAGCGGGCCAATGCCGCCGGGCTCAACGCCCTGCAAGTCTCTCAGGCTATCAACATCCTGGCCGGTGGCGCCGATGTAGCACGCTTCGACGAGGGCCCCGAGGGCGAAGATGGGCGGCGCTACGATGTCCGCATGAAGGCCCAAGAAGGGCTAGTTGATGACATCGACAGTCTGCTGCGTATCCAGCTTCTCTCTGAAGAGGGCGAAATGGTCCCGCTTGAGTCCGTCACCGAGATCAATCCGACCGTCGGCCCGGCCGCAGTTACCCGCCATAACCTGGCCTACTCGGCAGATTTTTATGGCGACCCTGATATGCCTCTTGCCGACGCTATAGATAAGGTCAACCAAGCCGGTGAGGAGATCCTGCCGCTAGGTTACGACATCGAGTTTGTCGGCCAAGCCGAGGAGATGCAGCGAGCGGCATCAGCCATGATCTTTGTGCTGGCCCTCGCGGCGACCCTGGTCTACATCGTCCTCTCGAGCCAGTTCAACTCATTCATCCAGCCTTTGATCATTATGGCTGCTCAGCCTCTCGCCCTAGTCGGCGGCATATTGGGGCTATACGTTGGCGGATTCACCCTTAACATATATTCTATGATTGGCATGGTGCTGCTTATGGGGCTGGTGACCAAAAACGGTATCCTGCTCGTCGATCTGACCAACCAGTACCGCGAAAAACGCGGGCTGTCGATCAATGAGGCGCTCGCCGATGCCTGCCCGATCAGGCTTCGACCAGTGTTGATGACGTCATTGACCCTGATCCTCGCCCTGATCCCGGCGGTTGTCGGCATCGGCGCCGGCGCTGAGAGTAACGCCCCCATGGCAGCGGCGATAATTGGCGGTATGATAACCGCTATGCTGCTGACCCTAGCGGTGATTCCGGCGGCTTACTCGCTAGCCGAAGGATTCCTTGAGCGGCGTGGCTGGGGCCGGGGAAACCTGGCCGATGATGAGGAGAGCGCTGCATGA
- a CDS encoding TolC family outer membrane protein has product MTLGAAQPLPRPLVLGMASCLFCTLLAVPLLGAADEQPEATEQPPADEQEADADEPELAPAEIEEQDPDQDLLAIYELARAADKRLSAAEHRRRGADEDITQARSQFLPQITASAGYEDEEQSFDLDIDDRETSGWDATLALTQPIFRRGNFIDMERARSGVDIADLQVMLNEQQLVMEVTEAYFDVLLAQDELALVEAELAAVESQLRRAERALEVGTGTQTDVDEARAAHDRVRAQRVAVTNQLEIARESLRRLIGEYPGSLAGLSEDFAPQPVEPTDTDHWVELAQRHNLEVRLAELEEQLARHDVDAGRADRWPEVDLEARFTRFDGERPLDQGGGNQSQEALDGTIDTRSIRLQLNVPLYTGGAISSQVRAAEAERTAKSDELIDQRRTSALDARSAYLGLTSELERVRALEQALVSAHSNEASVRRGQQVGTRTTTDVLDAQSRRFETKRDLQQARYDYLVNFVQLHAAAGLAVDEQVVREINDYLIRPD; this is encoded by the coding sequence ATGACACTAGGCGCCGCCCAACCCTTACCTCGGCCTCTGGTCCTAGGCATGGCGAGCTGTTTGTTCTGCACCCTGCTCGCCGTGCCGCTGCTCGGCGCTGCCGATGAGCAGCCCGAGGCAACCGAGCAGCCTCCGGCAGATGAGCAAGAGGCCGATGCCGATGAGCCAGAGCTGGCCCCGGCAGAGATTGAAGAGCAGGATCCGGATCAGGATCTGCTCGCCATCTATGAACTAGCCCGTGCCGCCGATAAGCGCCTCTCGGCAGCTGAGCACCGCCGCCGGGGCGCCGATGAGGACATCACCCAGGCGCGCTCACAGTTCTTACCGCAAATCACCGCCAGTGCCGGCTATGAGGATGAGGAGCAATCTTTCGACCTAGATATCGACGATCGTGAGACCAGCGGTTGGGACGCCACCTTGGCGTTGACCCAGCCGATCTTCCGGCGCGGCAATTTCATCGATATGGAGCGCGCCCGCAGCGGGGTCGATATCGCCGATCTACAGGTAATGCTCAACGAGCAGCAGCTAGTCATGGAGGTCACCGAGGCCTACTTCGATGTCCTCCTCGCCCAGGATGAACTGGCCCTAGTCGAGGCCGAACTGGCCGCGGTAGAGAGTCAACTACGCCGCGCCGAGCGCGCCCTGGAGGTAGGCACCGGCACTCAGACCGACGTTGATGAGGCGCGGGCCGCCCACGATCGGGTCCGAGCACAGCGGGTGGCAGTTACCAACCAGTTGGAGATCGCTCGCGAGTCGCTGCGCCGCCTGATTGGTGAATACCCCGGTTCGTTAGCCGGGCTAAGCGAGGATTTCGCGCCGCAACCGGTTGAGCCTACCGATACTGACCACTGGGTCGAATTGGCGCAGCGCCATAACCTTGAGGTGCGCCTAGCTGAGCTGGAGGAACAGCTTGCTCGGCACGACGTCGACGCCGGCCGGGCAGATCGCTGGCCGGAGGTCGATCTGGAGGCCCGCTTTACCCGTTTTGATGGTGAACGCCCTCTTGATCAAGGAGGAGGAAATCAATCTCAAGAAGCACTAGACGGCACCATCGACACCCGCTCGATCCGCCTCCAGCTCAACGTCCCGCTCTACACTGGCGGAGCCATCTCTAGCCAGGTCCGTGCCGCTGAAGCCGAGCGCACCGCCAAGAGCGATGAGCTGATAGATCAGCGCCGAACGAGCGCCCTCGATGCCCGTTCTGCCTACCTCGGCCTGACCTCTGAGCTGGAACGTGTCCGTGCCCTTGAGCAGGCCCTGGTCTCGGCGCACAGCAATGAGGCCTCGGTACGCCGCGGTCAGCAGGTCGGCACCCGCACTACCACCGATGTGCTTGACGCCCAGAGCCGGCGCTTCGAGACTAAGCGCGATCTGCAACAAGCCCGCTACGACTATCTGGTAAACTTCGTGCAATTACACGCTGCTGCAGGTCTAGCGGTTGATGAGCAGGTAGTCCGCGAGATAAATGACTACCTGATTAGGCCTGATTAG
- a CDS encoding Fur family transcriptional regulator, translating into MSNTATTTEEHALQALRDSGLRLTQPRRCIIRALSRASEPLSPREVYQQLGEASCDQVTIYRCLGDLEQQGLVHRHEFGDGSTRYQLIAPDGGHSHYVVCRICQHRQPLDICPAPQLEASAAAHGFTGISHTLELFGVCPQCQQGSG; encoded by the coding sequence ATGAGCAATACTGCCACAACCACCGAGGAGCACGCCCTGCAAGCGCTGCGTGATAGCGGTCTGCGTCTGACCCAGCCGCGCCGTTGCATAATCCGCGCCCTATCGAGGGCCAGCGAGCCACTCAGCCCCCGCGAGGTCTACCAACAGCTCGGCGAGGCCTCCTGCGATCAGGTCACCATATACCGCTGTTTGGGCGACCTGGAGCAGCAGGGGCTGGTCCATCGCCACGAGTTCGGCGACGGCAGCACCCGCTATCAACTCATTGCCCCTGATGGGGGGCATAGCCACTATGTGGTCTGCCGGATCTGTCAGCATCGCCAACCGCTAGATATCTGTCCTGCCCCGCAGCTCGAGGCCAGTGCCGCAGCACATGGCTTTACCGGCATCAGCCACACCCTCGAGCTGTTCGGGGTCTGTCCGCAGTGTCAGCAGGGCAGCGGCTAA
- a CDS encoding cation diffusion facilitator family transporter: MSSSQDQPEQATAQRSPARAKRKVTLIGAATNLLLGAGKIVAGYIGQSQALIVDGIHSLSDLLSDAMVLLAASYGSQEADSDHPYGHARIETAATAGVGAILLLVAAGFIYDAINRLLIDPTALLIPGWLALVVAVGSLVVKEALYHYTQAVGKRVRSDLICANAWHHRSDALSSLVVVGGIIGVFIGFPWLDAVAAIVVALMLAHIGLQFAWQSMRELVDTGLDNDEVEYIELLVARIDGVRAVHGLRTRYMGQDALVDLHVLVDPRLSVSEGHRISEAVRHRLVRDVSSVSEVLVHVDHEDPSWDDETAALPLRRRVERDLYEQWQDMAAADMVERIDLHYMEGKLEVEIHLPWDAETDGRALTEYFEDLATAAEQIDYVSACRVHLLGR, encoded by the coding sequence GTGAGCAGTAGCCAAGACCAGCCCGAACAAGCCACTGCCCAGCGCAGCCCGGCCCGGGCCAAGCGCAAGGTCACCTTGATAGGTGCGGCAACCAACCTGCTCCTCGGCGCCGGCAAGATAGTCGCCGGCTACATTGGGCAGTCGCAAGCCCTGATAGTCGACGGCATCCACTCGCTCAGCGACCTGCTCTCTGACGCCATGGTGCTGCTCGCCGCCAGTTACGGCAGCCAGGAGGCGGATAGCGACCACCCCTACGGCCACGCACGGATAGAGACTGCTGCTACGGCAGGTGTTGGGGCAATACTCCTGCTGGTCGCGGCTGGATTTATCTACGACGCCATCAACCGCCTGCTCATCGACCCAACGGCACTGCTGATCCCCGGCTGGTTAGCACTAGTTGTGGCCGTTGGTTCTCTGGTTGTGAAAGAGGCGCTTTATCACTACACCCAGGCGGTCGGCAAGCGCGTACGCTCCGATCTGATTTGTGCTAACGCCTGGCACCACCGCTCCGATGCGCTCTCTTCGCTGGTCGTAGTCGGCGGTATCATCGGGGTGTTCATCGGCTTCCCCTGGCTAGACGCCGTGGCCGCCATCGTTGTCGCCCTGATGCTAGCCCATATCGGTCTGCAGTTTGCCTGGCAATCGATGCGCGAACTGGTTGACACCGGTCTCGACAATGACGAGGTAGAGTATATAGAACTGCTAGTTGCGCGCATCGACGGGGTCCGTGCAGTCCATGGCCTACGCACCCGTTATATGGGCCAAGACGCCCTGGTCGACCTGCACGTCTTAGTCGACCCACGGCTGAGCGTCTCCGAGGGCCACCGCATCAGTGAAGCAGTAAGACACCGCCTTGTCCGCGATGTCTCCTCGGTCAGTGAGGTCCTAGTTCATGTCGACCATGAAGACCCATCCTGGGACGATGAGACAGCCGCTTTACCGTTGCGCCGCCGAGTAGAACGGGATCTTTATGAGCAGTGGCAAGATATGGCTGCTGCCGACATGGTTGAACGCATCGATCTGCACTACATGGAAGGCAAACTCGAGGTGGAGATTCACCTGCCCTGGGACGCCGAGACCGATGGCCGGGCGCTGACCGAGTACTTCGAAGACTTGGCTACGGCAGCAGAACAAATCGACTATGTCAGCGCTTGTCGGGTTCATCTGCTCGGTCGCTAG
- a CDS encoding serine/threonine protein kinase: MDRAHPFESLDPASVLDAVEKSSGHYSDGRLLALNSYENRVYMVGLEQGGAVVAKFYRPARWSDEQIQEEHDFAAELHAADVPIISPMEIDGQTLFHCSGFRLALYPMRGGRMLEVDDLQVLRQLGTYIARIHVVGQCQARFSYRPHLDILKGAAQARDSVLSGEWLPAHLHDAYTSLSRDLLQALEQCVQRAGEVQSIRLHGDFHPGNVLQTPDGFHLVDLDDARSGPAIQDLWMLLPGEHDERQLYLDKVLEGYRLFADFDPRQLHLVEPLRTLRIMRHAAWLAERWDDPAFPRAFPWFAESRYWEEHLLSLREQLAALQEPALEARY, encoded by the coding sequence TTGGACCGGGCCCATCCATTTGAGAGCTTAGATCCGGCGAGTGTGCTTGACGCCGTTGAAAAGTCTTCCGGCCACTACAGTGATGGCCGCCTGCTCGCCTTGAACAGCTACGAAAACCGGGTCTATATGGTCGGCCTGGAGCAGGGCGGGGCCGTGGTAGCTAAGTTTTATCGTCCGGCGCGCTGGAGTGATGAGCAGATCCAAGAAGAGCACGATTTTGCCGCCGAGCTGCACGCCGCAGATGTGCCGATAATATCCCCCATGGAGATAGATGGTCAAACCCTGTTTCATTGTAGCGGCTTTCGCCTGGCCCTCTATCCTATGCGTGGCGGACGTATGCTTGAGGTGGATGACCTTCAGGTGTTGCGGCAGTTGGGTACTTATATAGCGCGCATCCACGTGGTCGGACAATGTCAAGCCCGGTTCAGCTACCGGCCGCATTTGGATATTCTCAAAGGTGCAGCACAGGCGCGAGATTCGGTTTTATCAGGCGAGTGGCTGCCAGCGCATCTACATGATGCCTATACCAGTTTGAGCAGAGATCTTCTGCAAGCACTTGAGCAATGTGTGCAGCGCGCCGGTGAAGTGCAATCGATTCGCCTACACGGCGACTTCCATCCGGGTAATGTATTGCAGACTCCGGACGGTTTCCACCTGGTTGATCTTGATGATGCGCGGAGTGGCCCGGCTATCCAAGACTTGTGGATGCTTTTACCCGGTGAACATGATGAGCGCCAACTTTACCTAGATAAAGTATTGGAGGGGTATCGTCTGTTTGCCGACTTCGATCCGCGACAGCTCCATCTGGTTGAACCGTTGCGCACTTTGCGGATTATGCGTCACGCCGCCTGGCTCGCCGAGCGCTGGGACGATCCGGCATTCCCGCGGGCGTTTCCGTGGTTCGCCGAGAGTAGGTATTGGGAAGAGCATCTGCTATCGCTGCGTGAACAGTTGGCGGCATTGCAAGAGCCGGCACTTGAAGCGCGTTATTAA
- a CDS encoding M23 family metallopeptidase: MKDRFTVTISDFRGAKHYSLHQIVKRFALAVLFLVLTIVLGGAGAIYGLNMQIEELNTIRADKAHLAKQIEQRNNELRNILSQREQEINRMDLELSHIESLVGLEPSPETDRHERLDTASQTALEKALMLRTIPNGWPLKEETRITSGYGWRNHPVTGERSFHAAVDMRAPVGRKVTATADGVVNYAAKHRGSGLGNLVILDHDFGFRTHYAHLSEFKVEQGEFVEKGEVIALSGATGNVNGPHLHYEIWHLQRKLNPEPFLDWSLSNYDELFEKEGRVKWESLAKGISQRAQVLERQLSAMGHDSSEN, translated from the coding sequence TTGAAAGATAGGTTTACAGTAACCATAAGCGATTTCCGCGGCGCCAAGCACTATTCGCTACACCAGATAGTGAAGCGTTTCGCCTTAGCCGTCCTTTTCCTAGTACTGACGATAGTCCTTGGCGGCGCCGGCGCCATATACGGGCTAAACATGCAAATCGAAGAGCTCAATACCATACGCGCCGACAAGGCCCACCTGGCAAAACAGATCGAGCAACGCAACAACGAATTGCGCAACATCCTGAGCCAACGCGAGCAAGAGATAAACCGCATGGACTTGGAATTGAGTCACATCGAATCGTTGGTTGGACTCGAACCAAGTCCAGAGACTGACCGCCATGAAAGGCTCGATACAGCCAGTCAGACCGCTCTGGAAAAGGCCCTGATGCTACGCACCATTCCCAACGGCTGGCCGCTCAAAGAGGAAACCCGCATAACTAGCGGCTACGGCTGGAGAAACCATCCGGTCACTGGGGAGCGTAGCTTTCATGCTGCAGTCGATATGCGTGCCCCTGTTGGTCGTAAAGTTACAGCCACGGCCGATGGGGTAGTTAATTATGCTGCCAAGCATAGGGGCAGCGGACTGGGCAACCTAGTCATCCTCGATCACGATTTCGGCTTTCGCACCCACTACGCTCATCTGAGTGAGTTCAAGGTTGAGCAAGGAGAGTTTGTCGAAAAGGGTGAGGTAATCGCCTTAAGCGGCGCGACTGGGAACGTTAACGGACCTCATTTACACTACGAGATTTGGCATTTACAGCGCAAATTGAATCCTGAACCATTTTTAGACTGGAGCCTAAGTAACTATGATGAGCTCTTTGAGAAAGAGGGCCGCGTAAAATGGGAATCATTGGCAAAGGGGATAAGTCAAAGGGCGCAAGTCCTGGAACGACAGTTATCAGCAATGGGACACGACTCGTCGGAGAACTGA
- a CDS encoding bactofilin family protein, translated as MDGQIKGTIISDHDVSIGRSGRFEGNLKAERLLVSGFVEGVIDCAVMEIVAEGRVFGELHSDDFVIEPGGHFLGESHPRREVPLAELSYERNHEPQLSSPEQHSDQQDSLQGRDPADHQQASPGFESAGRASGVGSSGKADAEDGSSTSHDGGEESSADDAQTVHREPRRTTWGRR; from the coding sequence GTGGATGGCCAAATCAAGGGGACAATAATCTCCGATCACGATGTGTCCATTGGCAGATCGGGGCGTTTCGAGGGCAACCTCAAGGCTGAGAGGCTATTGGTCAGTGGCTTCGTTGAGGGGGTAATAGACTGCGCCGTTATGGAAATAGTCGCTGAAGGACGCGTCTTTGGCGAACTGCATAGTGACGACTTCGTTATTGAACCGGGCGGACACTTCCTCGGCGAGAGCCACCCTAGGCGTGAAGTGCCCCTGGCGGAGTTAAGCTACGAGCGTAACCACGAGCCCCAATTATCCAGCCCAGAACAGCATTCCGATCAGCAAGATAGCCTTCAAGGTCGAGATCCTGCAGATCATCAGCAGGCCTCCCCTGGCTTCGAGAGCGCAGGTCGAGCAAGCGGCGTTGGCAGTAGTGGAAAAGCAGACGCCGAAGATGGCAGCTCTACGAGTCATGATGGCGGTGAGGAGAGCAGCGCTGATGATGCCCAGACAGTGCACCGAGAGCCACGACGCACAACATGGGGGCGCAGATAA
- a CDS encoding ParM/StbA family protein, with amino-acid sequence MERCIGLDMGYGFIKIDDGREGHIFPSVVGEGDSGMPMSLGMAQRSGSNELRISYNGRSYLLGDHAIRHSRLAHRGLSPTRAEGDDLKILFLGSLSLYARETINNFYVVTGLPPGRMHMADDLVRQLRGDHEIVRYSGASRFGISMRIERIEVVPQPVGTYWAEVLDERGQIRPDHPLLQGRVGIIDVGFRTSDFATVIDGDYSPGFCRTVPLGISFGYEEIAHELATQYGLEREQYALDEAVISGQVNVSGRPVDITDLRDRIFGDIGTKLLVEVRSLWQIQDFDHIIITGGGGRVLERYMRPELPQSYLANDSLTANARGYYAWAYFNSQQQAVESQGRGDGQLEAYASNSDNQRDELPADDEESQAMAQDPYSGRRATGR; translated from the coding sequence GTGGAACGTTGTATTGGCCTCGACATGGGTTACGGTTTTATTAAGATCGACGACGGTCGTGAGGGACATATATTCCCCAGCGTCGTTGGCGAGGGCGACTCGGGGATGCCGATGTCCCTCGGGATGGCTCAACGCAGCGGCAGCAATGAGCTGCGCATATCCTACAACGGTCGCAGTTACCTGCTAGGAGATCACGCTATACGCCACTCGCGTCTAGCTCACCGCGGCCTCTCGCCAACACGGGCCGAGGGAGACGATCTGAAGATCCTCTTTCTTGGCTCGCTCAGCCTCTATGCTCGCGAGACCATAAATAACTTCTATGTGGTTACCGGTCTGCCGCCGGGGCGCATGCATATGGCTGACGACTTGGTGCGACAGCTGCGTGGCGACCACGAGATAGTTCGTTATTCCGGCGCTAGCCGCTTTGGAATCAGCATGCGTATAGAGCGCATAGAAGTGGTCCCGCAGCCGGTAGGCACCTACTGGGCCGAAGTCCTTGACGAGCGCGGTCAGATTCGTCCGGACCACCCTCTTCTTCAAGGACGGGTTGGGATAATTGATGTCGGCTTCCGTACCAGCGACTTTGCAACCGTTATTGATGGCGACTACTCACCTGGATTCTGCCGAACAGTACCGCTGGGGATATCCTTCGGTTACGAGGAGATTGCCCATGAACTTGCGACCCAGTATGGCCTGGAGAGAGAACAGTACGCCCTTGATGAGGCCGTGATAAGCGGCCAGGTTAATGTCTCCGGTCGGCCTGTAGACATTACCGATTTGCGGGATCGTATCTTCGGTGATATCGGGACTAAGCTGTTGGTCGAAGTAAGATCTCTATGGCAGATACAGGACTTTGACCACATTATCATCACCGGCGGTGGCGGTAGGGTGCTCGAGCGTTATATGCGCCCGGAACTACCCCAATCCTACTTGGCCAACGACTCTTTAACCGCCAATGCGCGCGGCTACTACGCTTGGGCTTACTTCAATTCGCAACAGCAAGCAGTTGAAAGCCAGGGACGCGGAGATGGTCAGCTGGAGGCTTATGCGAGCAACTCTGACAATCAACGAGATGAGTTGCCAGCTGACGATGAAGAGTCCCAAGCCATGGCCCAGGATCCCTACTCAGGGCGAAGGGCTACAGGCAGATAG
- a CDS encoding phasin family protein, translated as MQDQINKSMQQMQKFMEPTRKMSNLMIDHAEKVAHLNLEAAREYSRLAMEQMRSAMNVRDPESMQEYLNSQNKVMQTVSSKLSEDATALADISKNMGEEVQKLAQENVSFITESVESVAEQQKPAQTEKAKSSRSTSGSAASSTGSATSGSSSSATKKSA; from the coding sequence ATGCAAGACCAGATCAATAAATCGATGCAACAGATGCAAAAGTTCATGGAACCCACCCGGAAGATGAGCAACTTGATGATCGACCACGCCGAGAAGGTTGCCCATCTCAACTTGGAAGCGGCTCGCGAGTACTCCAGGCTGGCAATGGAACAGATGCGCAGCGCCATGAACGTGCGCGACCCAGAGAGCATGCAGGAGTATCTGAACAGTCAGAATAAAGTTATGCAGACCGTCAGCAGCAAGCTCTCAGAGGACGCCACGGCACTGGCCGATATAAGCAAAAACATGGGCGAAGAGGTACAAAAGCTGGCCCAGGAAAACGTCTCTTTCATTACCGAAAGCGTTGAAAGCGTTGCTGAGCAGCAAAAGCCGGCTCAGACGGAGAAGGCCAAGAGCAGTCGCAGCACCAGCGGTTCAGCTGCCAGCTCGACGGGCTCCGCTACCAGCGGCTCCAGCAGCAGCGCCACCAAGAAGTCAGCTTAA